A region of the Denitrificimonas caeni genome:
GTAAGCCCTGTGCTTGCAGCTTAAGTAGTCGCGTGACTGCTGTACCGATATTGATCGGCGTATCTAAGCTGGGTGTCCAGCTTTGTGTCAGGCTGATGTCTTGAGCGGGCAGCCAGACGGCATCAGTTGGGTAGTCGTTGGGAATATCTTTGACCTGCAAAGGAATACGAGCTGATTTCACTTCAATACGTTGCCCAGGCTGCGCAGTGAAGGGGGTTAAAGAGTGGGGGTCGTGGCCAGCCAAAGTTGCTGAGAAGGTTTGTGGCGGGATGTTAATGAGGCCGCTTTGCTGTGGGAAAATTGCGTAGCTGACTTCAATCACGCCATGGCGCACGCCGTTAATATGCCGCTCAAAGGTACGTGGCTTATCGAGTTGCTCAACCCGGGCATTATCCAGCAGCAGCGGTGTTAGGTTGCCGTCAGAAAACAATGGAATGGCGTGGTAAATGCGTAAGGTTAGGATCACTTGAGCTTGAATATAAACCCAGTCGCGGTCGAGTTGGGTGTCAATGTAGACCGGCTCAAGCTGGCCAATATTTTGCTCGGTGACATCTTTGATATACAGATTGATGGGTGTGCTTTGCAGGTCACCTAAGCTGAGCGGGGGAATGATTACAAAGCCGGTTTGCTTAGGCAGTAAGGTTAGTAACCACTGAGTTACTGGACGCTCAACCCCTGTGGCAGTACTTAAACGGTTGACTTGTCGACTGGAAAGTAACTCAAAAAAAGGTTTCAGTGGGCTCAGATCTGGGGTTAAAAATTGAGTGGTGTCATCTGATTCTAAAATCAGCTGCACACTTTCCCCTGCATTGAGCTGCATGCGATCAACGCTGGCGGTAAAAGACGCTGCTTGAGCGAGTGGCATGCACAGCAGTAATAAACAAGTCAGGCAGTAGACTGCTATATCACGAGGGTTCACGGGGCTGTCTCCTGAGCATTTTGCTCATACCAAAACTTACGCTTTAAGAGCTCGCTGGGGTTATCAGGGATTTGCTCAAGCCAGTCCTCTAATTGTATAGGTTGTTCTGTGGACGCTGGTTCACTTGATGCTGGGTGGTCGCTGCTCGCTATTGTACTGGGCTTTGTTACTGCTGGCGTATCCGGCTTTTGCGCTGCGGTAAATGCTGGTGTTGCGCCTGTGCTGCTTGGGTCGTCTGCAGCGGCGCTTGCTGTTGTTGATGGCGCTACAGCAGTAGCAGGGGTGGCAGTTGTGCTGGGTTGGGCTGGTGTTTTGGCGTTAGGTTCGAGCGCTGCTGGTTCTGTAGCGTCGCTTGCTGTGGTTAAATGCTCTGTAACCACGGCCAAGTTATATTGCGCGGCAAGCATATTAGGTGCCTGGGTTAAAGCTTGCTGATAAGCCGCAATTGCGTCTTGCAGTGCTCCAGCTAAGGCTAAGGCATTGCCGCGGTTATAGTGGGCAGTGGCATCCTCTCGTTGTGCGAAGAGCTCAGCCGCAGCTTGATAGTCTTCAGCTAAATATAGGGCCGTGGCGCGCCATTGCATATCAGTAAAGCGCTCTGCTGCTAATGCCGGTTGCTCAGCAATCAGTCTGGCACCTTGTTGATCAGGTCGTAGCCATAAGTCTTCAAGGTTAAAAGCCAGTGCTTCCTGCGCGGGTAAGACACACACCAGTACTATCAGTAAACTGCCGCGCCGAGCGAAACTGGCAGTGATTAACAGCAGTGGCAAAATAAGCCAATAGCCTTGATCAAAGTGGTTTTTTGCGCCCGCGCTAATTGCCGCAGTGAGATTGTGGTTGACGGGAGTAAACATATCTAGGGCAAGCAGGTCACTGTCGTCAGTGCTGAGACGGCTATAAGGACTCTGCGTATGCTCGGCTAACAGTTGCAGTGACGTTTCATTGAGGCGGCTAATAATAATGGCACCAGTAGCGTCAGTGAGTAAGTGTCCTTGTGTTGATTGCACAATGGGCGCTCCAGCAGTGCTACCCACCCCGATAATTTTTAGCTCAATGGGCTGGCGTTGTAAGTGTTGTTCAATGGCTGCCTGTTCTAAAGTTGACACACCTGTGCTGAATAAGAGTATCTGGCCTTCACCTTGCGCGCCCTGCGCTAACAGATCAGTTGCCCGGGCAATAGCTAAATCTGCGCGCTTGCCGGGCGTTGGCATCAAGTCCGGTTGCAGTGCTTGCAGCAAGTTTTGACTGGTGAGTAGATCGTTGCTCAGCGGGACTAGGGTGTGAGCGCTGCCGGCGTAAACCACTAAGGCGGTATATGCTGCGTCGCGCTCTTTGAGTAGATTATTTATTTTTTCCCGCGCTTGATCTAGGCGGCTAGGGGCTAAATCCTCAGCCAGCATCTCAGGGGTTAATTCAAGGGCAATCACCAGTGGTGGCAGATCGCGTTCGTGATTATTGGTCGGGGTGTATTGCTCCCAGCTAGGGCCTAACAATGCCAAAATAGCACAGAGCCATGCGCAGCCGAGCAGCCAGTAGCGGCTGTTATGATCTTTAGCGCTATTGGACTTGAGTAAAATCGTTTGAAAGGCTTCAGGTAGCCAGCTGCGCCAGTCATTTTTTGATTGCTGCGTACGATAAAACCCCCAGCTTAACAGCAGCACTAGAGGCACACAGAGTAGCCAGTAAGGCCGCGTCCAATCAGGCCACAGGCTGAGGAGTGTTGGCATCAGTTCAGCTCCTTGGTTGCTGTCCGAGTGCGGTAAATACGCAGGGCTATCCACAGCATACTGAGTACGAGCGCAGCAGCCAAAGGCCAGTTGTAAAGCTCTTGGTACTGACGTTGCGGCTTTTGATAGGTGGCGCTGGGTTCAAGCTGATTAAGGGCTTGGTGAATATGAGTTAAATCGGTGCTGTCGGCGATATGAAAGTATGCACCAGAGGTTATTTGAGCAATGTCTTGAAGGCTATGTTCATCGAGTTCTAAGCTGCTGGCGTCAATGAGATTGGCGAGTTCTTGGCTCGCTGCGCTACCAACGCCCAGGGTATAAACTTTAATTTGATAACGCGCGGCTAGTTGCGCTGCGGCAGTGGGTGCCATGACGCCACTGTTATTAGCTCCGTCGGTGATTAAAACAAGCACTCGCTGCTGCGCTGGGCGCTGGCGCAGTCGCTTAATGGCTAAGCCAATGGCATCGCCAATTGCTGTGGTGTGACCGGCAATACCAGGTTGTGCTTCTTGCACCCAAGTGCGCACGCTGTGGTGGTCATAGGTTAAGGGCGCTTGTAAGTAAGCCTGGCTGCCAAATAAAATCAGCCCTAAGCGATCGCCGTGGCGTTCTGCAATGAAGTTATCCAGCCAATGTTTGACCAACTCCATACGGGTCACGCTGCGCCCATCTAAGTGCATGTCGCTGTATAGCATTGAGCTGGAGACATCGACAGCAATCAGTAGGTCGCGGCCGCTGCTGGCTTGCTCTGGTAAGCTGCCATGCAATTGTGGCCGTGCGCCGGCAGTCAATAATAGCAGCCAAAGCAGGCTGTAAATAAAGCTGTGGCTGTGTAACCGTGCTAGAACACCCGATTGCTGGTGCTGCAGGGTCTCTAGTTCAGCATAAAAAGGAACCTTGAGTTGCGCGCTGTGCTGGCGAGCAGGTGGGGTAAAACGGCGTAGTAACCAGGGGAGTGGCAGCAGTAAAAACAGCCACGGCCAAGCAAATTCAAACATGCTTACGAATCCAAGTGTCGATGGCTTGCTCAAGTTGCATGATTGATTTGTCATCTAGGGTGCAGTTGGGTTGGTAGGCACCTTGGACTAAAATCATCCAGCGGCTGAGTCCGGCTGCGGGGCAGCGGCTATCTAAAAAAGCCAACCATTCGCGGCCACTTAGAGTGTGGCTGGTAAAGTCTGGGTAGCGCGCTGCACAAATACGCTTAAGTAATTGATTCAACTGCTGCAGCCATGGCCCAGCATGTTGGCCGTCAAAAGGTTTGTTGAGTGCCTGCAGTTGCTGTAGAGCACTGTCGCGTAACGGGTCATCGTTGGCAGGCTGTATGCGCTGTGGATGTATTTGGGCACGGTAATACCAAGCTCCGCCTAAAAACAACAGCAAGAGTAGTACTAACCACCAGCCTAAAGCGGGCGGCCACCAGCTCACTGCCGGAGGTAAAATAATGGGCTGCAGTTGCTCAGGACTAATCATCAGCAGCTACCTGTGCAGCAGAGTTTTTGCTTAGGCTAAACCCCTGCAGTTGTTGCAATACGCAAGGTGTTGTACTCAGTGGCAATAAAGGGGCGTTGAGTTGTTGCGCGATACTTTGCCAGGCTTGCTGATAAGCCGCACCACGCTGTTGCCATTGCTCACGCAAGTTGCGTGCGTCAGTATTAATGCTCAGTGTTTTCTCGCCTAAGGCAAATTGCGCTTCACCCAAGTGCGGCAGACTGTGCTCTAAAGGGTCGCAGAGCGGCAGTAACAGTAACTCAGCATGCTCTGCAAGGCGGCGGAGCATGGCGCTGCTCTGCGTAGTTAGATGGCGCTCATTGCAAATTAAAATAATTAGACTGCCGGTACGGGTCAAGCGCCGTGCTTGCAATAGTGCGTCAGTGAGCGGGTTATCTGTATTTTGCGCCATGGCGTGTTGTAGGCGCTGATTAGCAGCAGCAATGGCTTGAAGAAAGTGTAAGACGCTGTGTTTATTGCGTTGCGTGGGAATATGGGTGCTGTCCGCGTCGGTAAAAACTAAGCCGCCCACACGGTCATTGTGGCGTAGGCTGGCCCAAGCAAATAAGCTGGCCACTTGGGCGGCAATCACAGATTTAAAGTTACCTGTGCTGGCAAAAAACACATGCAAACTTTGCTCAACAACAATGAATACAGGGCGCTCACGCTCTTCGTGGAAGACTTTTGTATGCACCTCGCCTGTGCGCGCAGTTACCCGCCAGTCAATACTGCGCGCATCATCACCGGCTTGATAAGCGCGCACCTGATCAAAGTCCATGCCGCGTCCGCGTAAGCGTGAACGGTGCAGGCCAAGTAAGGTGCTGTGTTGCAGCGGTGAGCTAAACAACTGAACTTTAGCCAAATGATGGCGCAAACCCAGTAAATACTCTAGGTCAACGTGCGTGCGGCCTGACTTACCCATTAGGCAACCGCGACAACATCAAGTAAGAGTTGTAAAACCTGCTCTTGATCAATCCCTGCTGCTTCAGCCTCAAAGGATAAAATAATCCGATGGCGTAAAGTGTCGAAGATTACTGCTTGAATATCTTCTGGGCTGACATAGTCCCGGCCGGCCAACCAAGCGTGAGCCCGGGCGCAACGATCAATGGCGATAGAGCCGCGTGGGCTGGCGCCAAAGCGTATCCATTGGGCCAGTTGCGCATCGTATTTGGCCGGTGTGCGTGTGGCAATCACCAGCTGAATCAGATATTCCTCCATGGCGTCAGCCATATACAAATTGAGGATTTCTTTGCGGGCAGCAAAGATAATGTCCTGAGTCAGCTGTTGTGGTGGCTTGGTCTCGCCGTGTAGGGCTATGCCGCGCGCTTGTTGGAGGATTTTTCGCTCAATTTGTGCATCAGGGAAACCGATTTTTACATGCATTAAAAAACGGTCCAGTTGTGCTTCAGGCAGCGGGTAGGTCCCTTCTTGCTCAATTGGGTTTTGTGTGGCCGTCACTAAAAATAAACTGGGTAAGGGGTAAGTGCTGTTGCCAATACTGACCTGATGTTCAGCCATGGCTTCCAGTAGTGCTGATTGCACTTTAGCCGGAGCACGGTTAATTTCGTCAGCTAGAATAAGGTTGTGAAAGACGGGGCCCTGTTGAAACTCAAACAGCGCACTTTCTGGGCGATAGATATCTGAGCCAGTGATGTCAGAGGGTAATAAGTCTGGGGTGAATTGAATACGTTGGAAACTGGCCTCTAAACCTTCGGCTAAGTATTTGATCGCCTTGGTTTTGGCTAAACCTGGAGCACCTTCAACCAGTAAATGCCCGTCTGCCAGTAAGGCAATCAGCAAACGATCCACGAGGCGTTCTTGGCCTAGGATTTGGTTAGTTAAGTAGTGGCGCAAAGCAAGTAAGGCTTCATGGGGTGACATAGCGTGCCTTCTCAATACAAAGTTCTATAGCTGCAGTGTAATGCATGTGCTGAGCTTGTGGATATGCATGGTTGGCAAATCTGCGCGCACTGCAGTTAAAAGGGCGTGGGGCAGTTGAAGTCTAAGCGCTGTTTGGAGTTTGGCTGAGTAATACTCAAGGCGTTAGCATGTAGGCATAGGCGCGGCGCCGCTTGCACAGCCAGGTCGTGGGCGTAAAGAATATCGCCGAGAATAGGATGGTCAATTGCTTGCATATGCACCCGTAACTGATGCGAGCGCCCAGTGTAAGGGGTGAGTTCGATGCGGCAATAATCAGGGTTGCGCTCTAATACTTGCCAAAATGTCAGAGCATGCTTGCCCAGTTCATGGTCAACAATTTGTCGTGGCTTATTGGGTGGATCATAGCGGAGCGGTAACTCCACTTGCCCCGCATCCTCAGTAAACTGACCCCAGCACAGTGCCGTGTAGCGCTTCTCAACTTCGCGATCATGAAATTGGCGTGATAGCTCACGATGAGCTTCAGCGTTTCTAGCAAGAACCATGAGACCTGTGGTTTCCCAGTCGAGACGGTGCACAATTAGGGCATCAGGGTAGCCGTTGTCTTGCAAACGAGTGATCAGGCAGTCTTTGTTATCTGCTGCACGGCCAGGTACTGAGAGTAACAAGGTGGGCTTGTTAACAACCAATATATCAGCGTCAGCATAGATAATTTCAATGCTTGAGAGTGGCATACCGAACCCTATAAATAAATTTGGCGACCCGTGGCCGCCAAACAGTGATTACGCTCATGCTGACGGCTTTAACGGTCTGGCAGGGTAATATTTAATTCAAGAATTGAGCAGCTGCCTTTGCTATCTAGGGCAACCTGCACCTGCTCTTGGTCGATTTTTACGTACTTGCGAATCACCTCAACCAGCTCTTTTTGTAGGGCAGGTAGGTAATCCGGTTCGTCACGCTGGCCACGTTCGTGGGCAACAATGATTTGTAGGCGCTCTTTAGCGAGAGAAGCGCTTGGTGCTTTTTTGCGTGTTCTAAAAAAGTCTATAATGCTCACTGCTTACCTCCGAACATGCGCTGGAGAAAGCCTTTTTTCTGTACATCGAGGAAACGGTGTGGAACCTCTTTTCCTAACAGGCGTTCAACAGCGTCGCTGTAGGCTTGGCCGGCATCACTTTCTTCATCAAGAATGACTGGTACACCTTGGTTCGAGGCTTTCAGCACTGCTTGTGATTCTGGGATAACACCGATCATTTGAATCGATAAGATCTCTTCGACATCTTCCACGCTGAGCATTTCACCACGGGCAACACGTTCTGGACAGTAACGGGTTAAGAGTAGGTGCTCGGTAATGGGTTCGCGACCTTCTTCAGCACGCTTAGACTTACTGGAGAGCAGACCCAGCATGCGGTCAGAGTCACGTACCGAGGATACTTCAGGGTTGGTCACAACAATGGCCGCATCTGCTAGGTACATTGCTAGGTGCGCGCCTTTTTCGATACCTGCCGGTGAGTCGCAGATCACATATTCAAACTGTTCGGCCAGCTCGGTGAGGACTTTTTCTACCCCTTCTTGGGTGAGAGCGTCTTTGTCGCGGGTTTGGCTGGCGGCGAGAATATAGAGGTTTTCTAAACGCTTATCTTTGATTAACGCTTGATTTAAGGTGGCATCACCGTTTATCACGTTAACGAAGTCATACACAACGCGGCGCTCGCAACCCATAATTAAGTCAAGGTTACGCAAACCCACATCAAAGTCGACAATGACAGTTCTATGTCCGCGTAATGCAAGGCCGGTACCAATTGCTGCGCTGGTGGTGGTTTTTCCAACACCGCCTTTACCTGATGTTACAACGAGAATCTTAGACAAGCGGGTCACCTTTTGAAAATAGTAAAGGGTAGTTGAATCATTGATTATAAAGTGTTCACTGCCATAAAGGTATAGATCAGAGTGCAGAGATCTGCAACTGTTCCTCATTTAGACAAGTTTGTGTGGCTTTCCCCCATAAAGGGTCACGGCGCAGGTCTTCAGCAACCTTATATTGACCGGCAATTGATAGCAGCTCAGCACCCAGCTGCTGGCAAAAAATACGAGCATCAAGGTTGCCATTGATCCCCGCCAAGGCGCGGCCACGTAATGGGCCATACACATGAATATTGCCATCGGCTAAAAGTTCAGCGCCGGCGCTGACTGCAGCCAGCACAATTAAGTCTGAGTTTTTCGCATAAATTTGCTGGCCACTGCGCACTGGCTGAGTAATGATTTTTGCCGGCATAAGCTCTGGCTCCACTGGCTCAACCACTTGCGCAGTAGCAGGGGTTATTGCTAAGGGCCGTTCGCGGGCGTTGCTCGGTGCTAATACCGCTATATCTAAGAGATTTGCTGCGGCTATGTGTTCTGGAGATTCGGTGCGCACAGCCAGTGCACGTAGACCGTGTTGACGGCAGATGCTGAGTAAACTTGCTAAGTCTAAAGGCTGAGCACCCTCGGGGTATTTATCTAACGCGAGAATAATTGGGGCATCTTGGAAAAACTGCGGTGCTTGCTCAACTTTCTCCGCCAACTGTACGTTTAGGCGGTCTGGGTCATTGGCGGTGAGTTCTAAAATAGTTAAGGCGAGCATACTGCCTTTAAGCTCAAACACAGACCGATTCTCAAGAGGATCTACTTGATTCATTGAAGGCTCTACGAAATATAAAAATAAAAGTGAGTTATAGCGCTAAGCTTGGCAGGCTGCAAATGCATAAGCCATGTAGAATGTAAGTTTTACGCTGTTTGGTGTTAAGTATGAAGCATTCTGGATTTGATATCGCCTTTTTGCATCCACGCTATTGGTTGTTGTGGTTGGGATTGGCGCTTTTATGGTTATTAACCCAGTTACCCTATGTGTTTTTACTGGCCCTGGGGCGTGGTTTAGGTCGCATCATGTTGTATCTGGCGGGCAGCCGTCGGCATATTGTGCGACGCAATCTTGAGTTGTGCTTTCCGCACTTGAGTGAGCCTGAGCGCGAGCAGTTATTACGAGAAAATTTCGCTTCGATGGGCATCGCTTTTTTTGAAATGGCGATGAGTTGGTGGTGGCCGAAAAAGCGTTTGAGTAAACTATTAAAAGTGGAAGGTTTGGAGCATTTGCAAGCAGCGCAAGAGCAAAACCAAGGGGTTATCTTAATGGCGATCCATTTCACCACTTTAGAGATTGGCGCCGCTTTATTAGGTCAGCGCCATACCATCGATGGTATGTATCGCGCGCACAACAACCCAGTCTTTGATTATGTGCAGCGTCGTGGTCGTGAGCGCCATAATGCTGATTCGCGTGCCATTGAGCGTGAAGATGTGCGCGGAATGTTAAAGGTACTGCGTCAAGGACGAGCCATATGGTATGCACCAGACCAAGACTATGGTCCAAAACAGAGCCTTTTTGTACCGCTATTTGGTGTCCCAGCTGCTACAGTGACAGCCACAAGTAAGTTTGCCAAGTTGGGCCGCGCGCAAGTGATCCCCATGACACAAACACGTTTACCCCATGCCCAAGGTTATCTGATAAAAATCGAGCCAGCCCTTAGCAACTTCCCAGGCGCTTCCGATGAGGAAGATTGCTTACGGCTCAATCAGTGGGTTGAGCAGGCGATTAGTCAGCAGCCTGAGCAATATTTATGGGCGCACCGGCGTTTTAAAACTCGACCTGAAGGTGAGGCGAAGCTGTATTGAAAACAGAGGAACAGGCAGCTGCACTGAAAATATTGCAGGATGCCAAAAAGCAGGCCACCACTGGCTTGATACTCTCCGGAGGTGGTGCCCGTGCTGCATATCAAGTGGGTGTATTAGCGGCTATTGCAGACTTACTGCCGGAGTCGTCTGACAACCCTTTTGAAGTGATTGTGGGGACTTCAGCGGGTGCGATTAATGCAGTGAGTTTGGCCAGCGGTGCCTTAGACTTTCAGCAGTCAATACGCAAGTTAACGGCTGTGTGGCAAAGTTTTAGCACCAATAAAGTGTATCGCACAGATTGGCTGGGCGTCTTGCGGCAGGCCGGGCGTTTTGTGGGTAAAAACCTATTGGGCTTTGGCCGCGGCTTAGAGCCTATTGCCTTGCTGGATAATGCTCCGCTGCGAGAGTTGCTGTTAAAAGAATTAGACTTTTCTGGGATCAGTTTATCGGTCGCGCGCCGTAAGTTACGTGCAGTGGCGATTACTGCCTTTGCTTATCAATCTGGGCAAGCCATTACCTTTTATCAGGGGCGCGGTAATATTGAACCCTGGACGCGACATCGGCGCCAAGGCTTGCCGGCCCGTCTGCGGGTTGAGCACCTCATGGCCAGCTCAGCCATTCCTTTGCTATTCCAGCCAGTGCGCTTGAATTACGAGTACTTTGGCGATGGCGCGGTGCGTCAAGCTGCGCCCATTAGTCCAGCCTTACATTTAGGTGCAGATCGTGTTTTGGTGATTGGAGTGCGCAGTCAGCAGCAAGAGGAGGAAATCATTCCCAAAACGGCGCGACCACCGACTTTAGCGCAAATAGGTGGCCACCTATTAAACAGCACTTTTATTGATAACCTAGAATCTGACTTGGAGTTGCTTGGGCGTTTAAATGAGCTGGGCCAGATGTTGCCCGAAGAACAGCGCAGTAAGCATTTAGGGCTTTCTCCGGTGGAGGTCTTAGTGATTTCCCCGAGTAAAAGTATTGATGAAATTGCTGCGCGGCACCGCCATCAGTTGCCAGCCTCCATACGCTTGTTTTTACGCGGCCCCGGTGGGATGCGTACCAGTGGTGGTGGCGTTTTAAGTTATTTGTTATTTGAGCGCAGCTATTGCAACGAATTGATCGAGCTGGGCTATCAAGATGCCATCAGTAAGAAAGATGAGCTGTCTGCTTTTTTAGGCATCAGCCCATCGTGACTTAATTAGCTGTCATCAGCATTGCTGTTGCCTGTGCGGCTCGCCACTTGTTGTGTGCGACAGTTTAAGTAAATTGAGCTTTGCAGCCACTCTTGGTCTGGGTACCAAGAAAACATAAACTGACCGCCTTTTAGGTTGTCGACCACGGTGCGACCAATTTCAGGGCGCACTGCTGGGCAACCTTGACTGCGACCAATGCGACCTTGGCTTTTGATCCATTCCGGATTTACATAGTCAGCGGAGTGGATAACGATAGCTCGTTCACGAGCGCGGTCGTTAAAGCCAGGCTCTAAACCATCCATACGTAATGAATAACCGTGCTTGCCTTGGTAGCTTTCTGCTGTGCGAAACAAACCAATACTGGACTGATGACTGCCGTTGGTGTTGGAAAAACTGGTGGCGAAATTATCACCTGAGCGATTGCCGTGGGCGACAAAGTCATGCAAAACCAGCTTTTCATTCTGTAGGTCAAAAATCCATAAGCGCTTGTCGCTGGACGGTAATGAGAAATCGATCACTGCTAAACGGTTAGCGGGCTCTGCACCATTGTTTAATGCGCATTGCATGGCGCTTAAAGCGGTGGATAACACCTTACTATCTAACGTTGGTGCAGCTTGCGTGAGGGCTTTAGACAGCTGAATGGGAAGGGTTGCGGCAGATGCGTAAAAAGTGCTTAAACTGGCGGTGGCAACAAAAAATGAGCGAATAAAAAAAGTACGAAGCATAAAAATGATCTCAATACAGCACAAAGAGTGCATGATAAAAAATTAGGTTAGGACCTACTGCTGCATGTGTCTCTGTGTTGTTGTTTTTATAATTGTGATACAACGGACTTAGCAGGCGTCTTCTAATGCGGTGCGCATATTTAAGTCGCGTATCTTAACAGCTCATTGAATGGATCCAAACTCTTGCTTAAAAAATACACATGGTTGGCTTTGGCTATTGGCCTCACTCATAGCGCGTTCAGCTCT
Encoded here:
- a CDS encoding patatin-like phospholipase family protein, translated to MLQDAKKQATTGLILSGGGARAAYQVGVLAAIADLLPESSDNPFEVIVGTSAGAINAVSLASGALDFQQSIRKLTAVWQSFSTNKVYRTDWLGVLRQAGRFVGKNLLGFGRGLEPIALLDNAPLRELLLKELDFSGISLSVARRKLRAVAITAFAYQSGQAITFYQGRGNIEPWTRHRRQGLPARLRVEHLMASSAIPLLFQPVRLNYEYFGDGAVRQAAPISPALHLGADRVLVIGVRSQQQEEEIIPKTARPPTLAQIGGHLLNSTFIDNLESDLELLGRLNELGQMLPEEQRSKHLGLSPVEVLVISPSKSIDEIAARHRHQLPASIRLFLRGPGGMRTSGGGVLSYLLFERSYCNELIELGYQDAISKKDELSAFLGISPS
- a CDS encoding murein L,D-transpeptidase catalytic domain family protein is translated as MLRTFFIRSFFVATASLSTFYASAATLPIQLSKALTQAAPTLDSKVLSTALSAMQCALNNGAEPANRLAVIDFSLPSSDKRLWIFDLQNEKLVLHDFVAHGNRSGDNFATSFSNTNGSHQSSIGLFRTAESYQGKHGYSLRMDGLEPGFNDRARERAIVIHSADYVNPEWIKSQGRIGRSQGCPAVRPEIGRTVVDNLKGGQFMFSWYPDQEWLQSSIYLNCRTQQVASRTGNSNADDS